The nucleotide sequence AGTGCAGAAGAAGATGGGGTGAAATTGATGGATATTTTGTGGTTAAAGTTAGAAGGTGAGCAGAAAGAGAAGCTCATAATCGTCATCGCCATTTTCAACAAAATCTTGAATTGGGCGTATTCTTGCTATCTAATCATCTTATCCGACGAATGTCATTGTAATATATGAACCAAGCCATTTATATGTCTACCGCTGTAAAAAACAGATTACCTCTAATTAATCccgattacttttttttttttttaattttaaagaaTAGTGAGTTCCAATTTTTTAAAATTCGTTTAATTAATAGTCAACATTGATTAATGAGTCAAAATTTAATTTGTTGTTTAAAATCTGTCAAATAAAAATTGGTAAAAATTTTAACATGAATTTTAaccaaaatttcaaaattttctaacaaaatgaacaattttagataaTTATGTTTTTTTTCCCTCCAAAAAGCATCGATTTTATTAAACTCAAAACGCTATTAAACTCAAAACGCCAAGGCCAGGAAGCCTACAAACCACAAAGTCTCATAAGGAACGAGCCCTATAAAACAAATTACACTGAAATTTGACGATATACAATGATCAATCCTGATTATTATTGAAATTTATATATACTAACaggcaaggttggagaactcgaatCTCGAAAAGATCTCATTTGGacatttttagggagatctcggcatctctgAAAAATCTCAggaagatctcggacgttgactttttagatttttaataaaaatatgtaaaaattaatatatatgcatatttatttacattttttacgAGATTTTATAAGAAAATCcaagattttttaaaattttttcgagaAATGATCAAGtaaattcgagaaatcgtggttTTGACCAAGTGTgatcccgttgaccgagaaatctcgggagatagaCATCTCGTCTCGGCTGCCTTGACATCTCGTCTCGGCTGCCTTCCAAAAACGAGATATCGAGGATAAATAACGAGATTTGCAATACTGCTAATAGGCACCTTGTATTTGGTCGTTTTCTTCACAAAATTTCCCTAAACCACATTTGCCAGCCAATAAAAAAATGCCAACTACTAACTTTGCCAACCTTCTGATCCTCCTATCCTCTCTCTGCTCCTCTAAAATCTAGGGTTGTCGATTCCGTTTCACCCTGGGTTTCTTGGATTTCATGGGAGAACCATCATTTGATCTAATGGTTTATTTTCCTGGTGGCAGTGGTCTCGACTTAACCCTAAGGTTTTGGATTTTCTGACTTCTTCTGTGTGATTATAATCTAACCTTAGGGGTTTTGATTTCATGCTAGTGATTGTGCTTTAACCCTATTGTTTTGGATTTCGTATGATCATTCGACAAGTTTCTGACAACTATCGTCACTACCGCCATAGGTTTTGTCCCTACCGTCAGTGCTACCTACGCTATTACAAGTAAGTTTTTTTCATGATGCGTTTTCCCTCTTTTTTGCTACACAGATTGTAATTTTTTTTGCTGATTCTTGAATGTATACTGGTGAGTATTTTTTGTTTCGGTTATGAATTGTTGGTTGCTATGTCTTTTCTGTGTTTTGAGTTTGTGGTTTCTTATAATTGTTAGTTGGTTTCGGTATTCATGTTGCAGTGTTGTTAGTCCAAGTGGATTCAAGTCATGTGGGTTTTATGAATCCTACAATTTGGGTGACATTtgatgcattttttttttttttttttgttatttgacCGACTTAAATTTTTTGACCTCTTAGAGTTAACGTGGATAACAACAAAAAATTTAAATTGAAAAAATACTAACCTCAAAACACAAATTCGAAAAGCAGCCGCAACAATGAATAGGTTTAAATAACGAAAAACCCGAGCAATAACATCAAGGTTCCTGCAACAATGAATAGGTTTAAATAACGAAAAACCCGAGCAATAAAACCATCTAGCTTCCAAAACCTATCTTGACCCATTTGTGTGTAAATAGGTAGAAATTGTCATCCAAAGACGAAGCAGGGGTAAACTTTTTTCAACAATTTTTTGATGCCTTATTCTTACTTAATATGTATCAAGTACATGATgcacatatttatttatgttaaatgTGTATTCGGGTATGTGATTACATTCATGTTACATTAGCTAATGGACAATTTGGAGGATACAGTTATAAATGCGGATCATGTTGGGTTCGAAATAACAACGGTGTGTAACAACCCAACTCGTGGTTATTCCGTCCCATAattattatttctttctttctttataCACATTTATTTCGACACTCGATTATATTTTTTAAAAAGCCTTTAATACAATAACGTGTTTACACACTTAACACTTTCATTACATGTCTCAAATCGTAATTTGATAAACTTAATTACATATTAAAAGACTCTAATGTAATAACCgacaaaagaccgagcatggtgattgggacaaACTACCCAATCCTTACGTAAGCAAAAGCCAAGTCTTCTAGCATCAAAAGCTAAACCGCTACATCCCGTACTTACCCTTACCGTCACCTTGCGAACCTATTAAACTAATGtcaacgagagggtaaactaatgcttagtgaatgcaataaatatacatatacgcaTACACTTTACCTAACCGCATCCACGAACACAATATAATGCATGTACACACATATCAACGAGCATCAAGCTAGCACCACCAATCATACAAACTAGcaacaacatcattagcataataatatagaaatattaaagctaatgtgacgacccggaaatttccaaccaaatttaaacttaatcttaatttgaAATCTACAtgaaaagcaaagtctgtaatgttgaagtctcaaaaactttgaactgtgttcatgtatacatttgaccgttgactattcccgacgattcacgaaccattgtgtgtaagtaggtacgtaaataaatatatataaagataaaagcgtatatatgatattttgagttaataaaataaactttaatcaattggaattaaacatataaaataataaataattaagtaattatatataaaaaaaatatacatgatattattatgaatcgaTATGTATATATGTGATTTCTAGAAATACTTATTAATTGTATATTgtgatgaacatatatatatatatatatatatatatatatatatatatatatataaaagaaattactactcaatataagttattacattatataaattataaaatttcataaacaatatgtaatattaaaatattaaaaattacaagtaaaatatagttgttataataatattattactttcataaatattaattaatattaatatcagtactattattattatatataaaaatttgatacaattgatttgttatatcattattattattaatattattattattgttaatatcattattattagaactaatagtaaaattttaattattatgattaatataggtattattattgctattatcattaagaactattattattattattattagttatttttattattattattagaaaataatacattttattattattaacattaataatataattgttatcatttttatgattattagtagcattattttatttattaatataattattattattattaactatttttattattaatataataattattattattaatataattactaattattaatattaatcatataaacaTGAATAAATCGTACGAATATATTTGATTTCATTATCTAACTGTATTAgaattttgttttctgtctcttAACTTGTTAACAAACAAAAATCAATCACTAAATTAAAAAACAAAATCAGTTTTAGGTCGTaatctactttcttatttttttgtGATTGAAACAATGTCGACTTTTTTGTGATTGAAACAATGTCGACCACCATCACTACATTACAAAAGCGGTCAAGTCATATTGCTGTTCAGTGATTCGATTACAaacatcattatatatatatatatatatatatatatatatatatatatatattatgtatacgcGTCTGTGAATGAGGACAAAAacccaaaagcaattaaaaaataacaTGAACACCTCTGTTCTTACACCATTTTACCATTAGCTCAAAATCGAACAAGATTTCAGaatgtaataatggagttttattaggaatcattcgttcaaacttcctgtaaaatataaacttccaattcttcatattgaatctgaatttcgaagtcaaagatttattttaaaaagtcaaacggtttGATTCTTGAGAAATTCGAAGTTTGGTTaatgtttcagattcaattgatGTTTCAAACAGATTCTTGGAATGATTTTATAACTATTTTGTGTAGAAATCTATAGCTAAAACATCCTTAGTTTCAAAAACGAATATAGAGTTCATGTTCTTCAAAAACGAGCtgtgatttttattttattttattcaagATAACACAACTGGATGCTTATAATTCAAGTTATATACTTAATTAAATCTAGTATTTTATTATTAAGCTTATTGTGTCCACTGATTTAAATCGAATTCGAGAAGATGAAGTTGGGGAAACAAAACAGAATGACGAGTGTTCTTGCTGTAgctgatattttttttttcttctttccttcTTTTGTTTTCTGTCAATCGAAATTTCCCCAAACCGATTGTTTCTATTTCTAATACGACTTTTAAATTAAACTAGAAGGCTGTTGTTTTGGTTATGAACGATCTCTAGTCGAGTTATTTGTTAAGAAGGAGATGAAACAGAAAGTTGGATTAAATGAATTCATaagggaattaaaacagaaatgctATAACGGAGGAGTGGCTGGTGCTTTGTCGAGtaaacgagaggtcgagggttcgagtctagACTGAAGCTTATTTTTAAAAAAACTGGTTTAAAGGTAGTCTCCTTcttcttttgttattattattattattacttattgatattattattgttatattaattattactagtatcttaattgttattaatataaaaactagtactagaacaagtattattattattattattattattattattattattattattattattattattattattattattattattattattattattattattattattattattatttttgttgttgttgttgttattattattattattattatttgttgatattacaagtattataactattattattaatatcattactaatatatgtattattattattaacatgtttaggattattattattatcattaatatgaaaacaataaaatttgttatttttttcttttctttaattagtataatttttataattattagtattattattatcattattaacaatatcattattattattagtatgatcattattaataaagttattattattagtaactcactaatatcaaaaactatcatttttatttttttttacaaataaataattttatgtataaaatgtatttagtacatatactataactatattaatatttcatataactatatattaacattatctagataaatatttacatgtaaccaactattgaatttcaaatataataataaatatgtatatgtatatgtatgtgtgtgtgtatatatatatatatatatatatatattaatataactaaatgaatagatatcaatcactttaaaatatatatatatatatatatatatatatatatatatatatatatatatacaaagtaaatatatatattctcgTGTTAATTTTCTTATTTTCTTGCTTATATATATCGCTTATCAACTCATATTACTATCTTGTGTCAATAAACGAAACGAGGGTATCGGTTCTACGCTGTTACTTTTGAGGCGTAATTTATGTGCTAATATCCTGCATCTACaattaatttattaaattaatttataattaCATACGTAATACCTGTGCCAATATCTTGGatctataattaatttattaaattaaattatcattatatacatatatatatttagtacTGTACTGTTACTATTAGTTTTTTTAATCTagattacttattattaattattagttttatCGTGTTAGTGTTAGCTATAGTTTTTTGTTTGGCTTTATACTCTTTTTTATGTTTGTATTATAGTTCTCGTTACATAGGGTAAGATAGATACTAGGCGTTCTTATGGTCACTTGAGGTCATGTCCTTATAGCTCGGGGGAGGGTAGGTTTACGGAGCCTAGAAGCGGCAATAGGTTAGCGAAGCCGTTTAGGATTAGAGTGGGTAGTTGGAATGTGGGAACTTTGACTGGCAAACGGCATGAACTAGTGGAGACGTTACGTAAACGTAAAGTCGACATATTGTGTGTccaagagactagatggaagggtcGAGGGGCGGCTAAGATCAAGGATTACAAGTTGTGGTTCTCGGGATCGAGAGTAGCTAGAAATGAGGTTGGAATCATTATAGGCCCACCATATAACGAGAATGTTGTGAATGTGGTTAGACAGAGCGATAGGATTATGTCAGTTAGGTTAGTAATACAGGAGGTGACCTACACGGTCATTAGCGCTTATGCACCTCATGCGGGCCTTGGAGAAACTGAAAAGAGACACTTCTGGAAATCGTTAGACGAGGTTGTGAGGATGTGCCCCCGGGACCATCGACTACTTATTGGTGGAGATCTTAATGGTCATATAGGAACGGAGGTGGAAGGTTATGCGGGAGTCCATGGGGGCTTTGGGTACGGAGTTAGAAATGAGGAAGGGCTCTCTATTCTCGAATTTGCTGTCGCCCATGATCTGGTTGTCGCGAATTCATTTTTCAAGAAGGCGGACGCTCAGTTAGCAACTTTTCATAGTGGGGGTCGTAGAACCCAGATTGATTATTTATTACTTCGCAAAGGTGATTTTAGGACATGCGGAGACTGTAAGGTCCTGACTGACTTGACATGCTCCTCCCAGTATAGATTGTTAGTCATGGATTTGGTCCTCCAGAGACGGGTCACCAAGAGTGCGAGGCCCGGCCAACCTAAAATCCGGTGGAAGAAGTTGATCGGAGAGAAGGCTGAGACTTTTTGAATTTTGGTTATGGAAAGAGTTAACGTAGAAATGGAAATGGTATCTCATGAAGATGCGGATCAGATGTGGAATTGTCTGGCGTCCACTATTAGAGAGGTAGGCAAGGAAGCCTTAGGTGTGGCAGTAGGAACATCGAGAGGACATAGGTCTGATAGAGAATCATGGTGGCTGACTGACGAGGTCCAAAGCAAAGTCGAGCTTAAGCAACTAAGGTTTAAGGAGCTCATCTCTTGTCGGGAGGGGACTCCGACAGATAGCACTAGGGTTGCAGAGAGATACAAAGAAGTcaaaagagaagctaagaaggctgtAGCCTGCGCAAAAGAAAAGGCATATGAAGAGTTGTATAAGAAACTAGACTCCAAAGAGGGAGCAAATGATATCTACAAGATAGCAAAAGCTAGGGAGTGAAGGCGAAGGGATCTCGATAACATCAAGTATATCAAAAATGAAGCTGGTCAAACTTTATTAAAGGAAGAcgaaattaggaaaagatgggaagggtaTTTCTCATCTCTTTTCGTTGAGGGAAGACCCAAGCATCACGAAGATCTGAAAGACGTTGGTATCGAACGATTCCAGAACATCATGGAAGGTGAGAGGATCAACCAAGAGGAAGTAAGATCggcactacgaaagatggggagaaataaAGCTGTGGGACCGGACCAGATACCCATTAAGGCGTGGCGGTGCCTTGGCGACGATGGTGTTAGGTGGTTGACATGCCTTTTCAACAAGATGTTTCGAAGCTCTAAAATGCCTACGGAATGGAGACTGAGTGAGACTATTCCCATCTATAAGAACAAGGGAGATGCCCAAATTTGCAGTAACTATCGAGACATtaaattacttagtcatactatgaagctttgggagagagtgattgagactagacttcgacgtGAAACAAAtgtttcggagaaccaatttgggttcatgccagggcgctcttcgATAGAGGTAATCCACATTATTAGaaaccttatggagaagtatagagaaaaACAAAGGAACTTAGAGATGATTTTCTTACACTTAGAAAAGGCCTACGACTGTGTTCCACGAaacttgatttggaagacccttaatggTAGAGGTATCCCGGGTAGATATATT is from Rutidosis leptorrhynchoides isolate AG116_Rl617_1_P2 chromosome 10, CSIRO_AGI_Rlap_v1, whole genome shotgun sequence and encodes:
- the LOC139870218 gene encoding uncharacterized protein: MEMVSHEDADQMWNCLASTIREVGKEALGVAVGTSRGHRSDRESWWLTDEVQSKVELKQLRFKELISCREGTPTDSTRVAERYKEVKREAKKAVACAKEKAYEELYKKLDSKEGANDIYKIAKARE